A single genomic interval of Hoplias malabaricus isolate fHopMal1 chromosome 7, fHopMal1.hap1, whole genome shotgun sequence harbors:
- the stmn4 gene encoding stathmin-4 — protein MTLTAYLEKLRELPLVSRFCSCINSFPADQQAYKAEDAVDLNWCEIKDVEVIELNKRASGQAFEVILKPPSFDGVPELNTSMPHRKDPSLEEIQKKLEAAEERRKCQEAELLKHLAEKREHEREVIQKAFEENNNFIKNAKEKLEQKMEANKENREALLAAMLERLQEKDKHAEEVRKNKELKEEACR, from the exons ATGACCCTGACTG CTTACCTAGAGAAACTGAGGGAGCTCCCTCTAGTGTCCCGTTTCTGCTCCTGCATCAACTCCTTCCCTGCGGACCAGCAGGCCTACAAGGCTGAAG ATGCAGTGGACCTCAACTGGTGTGAGATCAAAGACGTAGAGGTGATTGAGCTAAACAAGCGAGCGTCTGGTCAGGCTTTCGAGGTCATTCTGAAGCCCCCCTCATTTGATGGTGTTCCTGAGCTGAACACATCCATGCCCCACCGCAAAGACCCCTCCCTGGAGGAGATCCAGAAGAAACTGGAGGCTGCTGAGGAGAGGCGAAAG TGCCAGGAGGCAGAGCTACTGAAGCACCTGGCGGAGAAGAGGGAGCATGAGAGGGAGGTCATCCAGAAGGCCTTCGAGGAAAACAACAACTTCATCAAGAATGCAAAGGAGAAGCTGGAGCAGAAGATGGAGGCCAACAAGGAGAACCGTGAGGCCCTGCTTGCTGCCATGTTGGAGAGGCTTCAGGAGAAG GATAAGCATGCTGAGGAAGTGAGGAAGAATAAAGAGCTGAAGGAGGAGGCCTGTCGGTAG
- the il17a/f3 gene encoding interleukin 17a/f3 has product MRLSVLFSVVLVLGLVAMCFEIVSSSRSGRKVKKEGKSKGPGSVDKPNRVSRGKMRKVWINLNSSLTYSPANSLYSPSLSISPWTYVASYDESRLPEKIFEAKCEKTGCMTRDGHEDTGLESRPVYYEILVLRRVKNKKKKKVYSLRLEKMTISVGCTCTLPTVLPQNR; this is encoded by the exons ATGAGGCTCTCAGTG ttgttcagtgttgtgctggtgctgGGTTTGGTTGCCATGTGTTTTGAAATAGTCAGCTCTTCGCGGAGTGGACGTAAGGTGAAGAAGGAGGGGAAGTCCAAGGGTCCAGGGTCAGTGGACAAACCTAACCGTGTCTCACGGGGGAAGATGAGAAAAGTTTGGATTAATCTGAATTCTTCTCTAACATACTCACCTGCTAACTCACTGTACTCTCCaagtctctccatctctccttgGACATATGT GGCCTCTTATGATGAGTCCCGCCTCCCGGAGAAAATCTTCGAGGCGAAATGTGAGAAAACAGGCTGCATGACCCGAGACGGACATGAGGACACAGGTCTGGAGTCTAGACCCGTCTACTATGAGATTCTGGTGCTCAGGAGAGTgaaaaacaagaagaagaaaaaggtgTACTCTCTCCGGTTGGAGAAAATGACCATCAGTGTGGGCTGTACATGCACTTTACCCACTGTCTTGCCTCAAAATAGATAG